The DNA sequence ATGAGGATGCTTGGGATGGTAATTGGATTGTTATTGCATATGAATCTTTATGTGGTGACCCTATTATTATTGAATTAAATGAAGGCGGTTACCCTGTATCTATACTGATGCATGGAATGGAAAATTGGGATAATGGCAGTTTCCTTGCGCATTCGATGGAATCATTCCTAAATATTTTAAAAGATATAGGGTGTTTCCTTACAGAAAAGCAAGTGGTAAAAGGAAAACGAACTATACAAATTAAAGAATTAAAATCACTGGTAAATACCATTGTAGAAAAAAGTAAATTTGCAGATGTTGAAATATGGGAATCTTTATTGAATCCGTTATTTAAAATTGCAGAAGAATACGAAGCAGTTTTGAAGACAAATGTAAAGGATATGAAAAAGAAAGGTATGAAAATCACGGAAATTGCTAGCTTACTTAATATGCTACCTAAAGATGTATATGAATATATTAAGAAACTTTAAAAGAAACAAACCGTGTTGAAATACAAATAGCCTAACAAATATATTTTTTATTTATTATTGGAGGAGAAATAATGGATTTAGTAAAAAATTTTTTTAACGGTTTGAGAACAGCATTAACAACAGATGAACTTGTGGAACTAAATATAGCGTACGGTGCTACAAAAGAGGATATTGCTGCACTAAGGTCAAAATATCCAAATTGTCCAGAGTCCCTTATCTGTCTACTTGAAAATATTGATGGCACATATTGGCGGAAGTATGGTGATAACGAAATTGCAGTTTGTATTCTAGGATCAGGTGTTGAAGAAGATAGATACCCATATTATTTAATGTCTACAAAGCAAATACTTGAAAGTTCAAAAGAGGAAGAAGACATCTCTTATCTATTAGAATACCAGGATGATGAAGAAGCAGTTGACCCTAAGATAAATCTAGAGGGACTTCTCCCAGGGAAGTATATTCATTTTTCAGACTGTATGAACAATGGGGGAACATCAAGACTCTATATTGATTTTAACCCATCTAATGAAGGTGTATGCGGTCAAATAATTCGCTTTTTGCACGATCCTGATGAATATGAAGTGATTGCAAACAGCTTTGATGAATATTTACAGAATCTTATTGATTGTGGTTTTATTTATCTGGAAAACGAAGAAGAGTAACTATCTGTACTCCAAGTATTGACTGAAATAAAGTAGATTTGGTTGGTCGAGAAGATATGTATTTGTTCCAAAAGCAAGGGGCTGAGGCCGGGACAAAAGTTGTTTTTTACTTTTGTCCCAGCCTCTTAATTTTTGTTCGATATGAGAAGAAAATAGCTATTCCTACTAAAATGGTCAAGACAATCGTAATAATTAGCCAGCGGTGAGGGTCTGAGCGTACCACGATCTCTTCACCAACTGTCCATTCCGTTCGGTGCCCTAATCCATCTTCGGCAACAATAGAGTGTGCCTCTACTTTGTCATAATGAAAATAGCCTTCATCGTCTAATGTTCCTTTATCAATTTCATTGCCTGCTTGGTCAAATACGGTAACTACTGTCCTTGTAGAAAAACTACCATCCTCATAAATTACATGGAGTGTACCAGGCTCACTGACTTCAATGAGCAATTTATGCGCATATACTGTAGATGATAGGGGAGAAAACAGTAAGACAAATAGTAATACAAGAATCCCATTTTTCAAGATGAGCCTCCTCCATTCCTTTGGAAATTAACTCACAAGTAGAGTAGAATGGTGACATAGGTAACCTAGGTCCTATATGTCTTACTAATACGAATTTCCCTATTATTCATGGTCGTGTTCATGTTCATGACCATGACCTTCATATTCTTTTACGTTATCAGGTTTAATCTCTTCATTACTTTGAGAAAGTATTTGCATTTTAAACTCTTCCGCGTGATGCTCTGTGAACATACGATAGCTTCCAGCCTCGGAAATCGTAAAGGTAAATGTAGTTGAACCTTCAGTATTTATAAGAAGATTAAACGTGTATTCATGTTTTGCGGCAAATGTTCCTTCTTGACTCACTTCTTCATCACTATGTTCCATCATATGAGCAGCATGGTGTTCTACATCTTGAATATTACTATTTTCAAGAATAAAGCCTAGCAAAATACTTTCATCCCCAAACTCATTTTGATTGAATACAAGAGTGTATGTACCTTCTTCAAGATTAAAGCTTCCAGCCCACTCGTATGGTAGTTCTTGATGATGGTCAATACCTTCTTCTTCTTCTTCTATTGGGCCTTCCTCTTCTAGTTCCTCAGCAGGCTCAGTCTCTTCAACGACTCCTACTACTTCTTTTTCCTGATTCTCAGGTTGTTGAACTTCAACTTCATCATCGGTGTTTCCACAAGCTACTAACGAAATGGTGACTAAGCAACTTGCCAACGTAATAAATCGTTTTCTCATTTTTAGAACCTCCATATATTATAGTGGACGAAAGTGATATAATAATAGTAACATTTAACAGTAGATCCAAATAATTAGTATTTATTAGGTAAGAGATTTTAATTGTCATAAATAAGAGAGTCAGTCGTATGTTTACATAGAATAGAGTTATGAGGTGAGCGTAATGAATATGAAAAAAAAGATGTATGTAATTGGTTTGCTAATACTGACAATGGTAGTAGGTTGTTCTGAAAAAGACCCCCCCCTTGAAGAAACTCTTTATTCGTTTCTAGAACAATGGGAATCTGGAAATTATGAGTCAATGTATTCACTCTTAACTACCGAATCGAAAGCTGCTATTTCAAAGGATGACTTCACTGAGCGTTATACTCATGTTTATGATGTGATTGGATTGAATAGTATCACATTATCCTTTAGCGAAAATGTCGTTGAAGAAGAGGAAATCGAGGAGCAAGCGCTTTACCCTCTTACAATAACTATGGAAACCATGGCAGGACAGGTTCAACAACAAACTACGCTAGAATTAATAAAAGAAGTGGTTGAAGAGGAAGTAAGATGGGGAGTGACATGGGGTCATTCACTTGTTTTATCAGAGTTAGATAAGCAAGACCATGTGAAAGTGAGAACGACGCCTGCAAGGCGTGGAGAGATTTATGATAGAAACGGACAAGGATTGGCGATAAATGGTACGGCATTGGAAATCGGTTTTGTTCCTGAGCGGATGGAAGGAAGAGAAGAGGATTCACTCCAAGAAGTAAGTGAGGAGTTAGAGAAATCTGTTGAAGAACTAGAAACGCTCTTAAATCAATCGTGGGTTCGTCCTGACACGTTTGTTCCAATTACAGCTATACCTAACTATGAAAGAGATTTTGCAGTTCGTCTTTATGAAACGATTCCAGGAGTGACTTATCGTGAAATGGCGGCAAGAGAATATCCTTTACACGAAGCAGCTGCTCACCTTATCGGATACATCGGTTTAGTTACAGCTGAAGAACTAGAACAATATAGTGACCAAGACTATCATGCAAATTCTTGGATTGGAAAAACTGGTCTTGAGAGAATCTTAGAAGAAAGACTGAAAGGTGAAAATGGCGTAGTTCTTTACATTGAAGATGACCAAGGAGAAGAAAAACAGGTCATTGCTGAAAAAGAAGTAGTCCATGGTGAACAAATCGCTTTAACGATTGATGCTGAAACTCAGAAAACCATTCATAGTGAGATGTCAAAGGATAGAGATGCAGGTACAGCTGTTGTGCTCAATCCATCGACAGGAGAGGTCTTGTCCTTACTCAGTACACCAGCTTATAATCCAAATCAATTTGTGTTAGGGGTTTCATCAAATACGTGGCAACAGTGGAATGAAGATGAGCAAAAACCGTTACAAAATCGATTTACTCAAAAAACAGCACCAGGTTCAACGATAAAACCAGTTACAGCAGCGGTAGCCTTACAACAAGGATGGGATAGCAGTGAGAAACGAGACATTAAAGGGAATCAGTGGCAGTTAGATTCATCATGGGGGGATTATCATGTCCGCCGAGTAACCGATCCAAACCATGCCGTACATTTGGAAGATGCCTTAGTTTATTCTGATAACATTTATTTTGCTCAAATGGCACTTGAATTAGGTCAGGATAAACTAATAGATGGATTTGAACAATTCGGATTTAATGAGGATATTCCTTTTTCTTACTATATGGCACCTTCATCGATTGCGAATGAAGACATTTCATCTACGGTACAGCTTGCTGACACAGCCTATGGCCAAGCTGAACTCTTGGTTACGCCATTGCACTTAGCACTAATGTACACGCCGTTCGTAAACGAGGGATCAATCCCGAAGCCTTTGCTTTTTGTTGAAGAACAACCTGAAGTGTGGAAAGAAAATGTGATTAATGGTGAACATGCTAGCGAAATCCTTTCTGCATTAACAAAGGCAATTGAAAGTCCATCAGGAAC is a window from the Bacillus alkalicellulosilyticus genome containing:
- a CDS encoding SMI1/KNR4 family protein, with translation MDLVKNFFNGLRTALTTDELVELNIAYGATKEDIAALRSKYPNCPESLICLLENIDGTYWRKYGDNEIAVCILGSGVEEDRYPYYLMSTKQILESSKEEEDISYLLEYQDDEEAVDPKINLEGLLPGKYIHFSDCMNNGGTSRLYIDFNPSNEGVCGQIIRFLHDPDEYEVIANSFDEYLQNLIDCGFIYLENEEE
- a CDS encoding SMI1/KNR4 family protein: MTNIKFDSYQKEEIKRNLELINKEYEKVKDFVNFEIFSFEVLDEWQVGYSIDHDGNVLVNDNEDAWDGNWIVIAYESLCGDPIIIELNEGGYPVSILMHGMENWDNGSFLAHSMESFLNILKDIGCFLTEKQVVKGKRTIQIKELKSLVNTIVEKSKFADVEIWESLLNPLFKIAEEYEAVLKTNVKDMKKKGMKITEIASLLNMLPKDVYEYIKKL
- a CDS encoding penicillin-binding transpeptidase domain-containing protein, producing MNMKKKMYVIGLLILTMVVGCSEKDPPLEETLYSFLEQWESGNYESMYSLLTTESKAAISKDDFTERYTHVYDVIGLNSITLSFSENVVEEEEIEEQALYPLTITMETMAGQVQQQTTLELIKEVVEEEVRWGVTWGHSLVLSELDKQDHVKVRTTPARRGEIYDRNGQGLAINGTALEIGFVPERMEGREEDSLQEVSEELEKSVEELETLLNQSWVRPDTFVPITAIPNYERDFAVRLYETIPGVTYREMAAREYPLHEAAAHLIGYIGLVTAEELEQYSDQDYHANSWIGKTGLERILEERLKGENGVVLYIEDDQGEEKQVIAEKEVVHGEQIALTIDAETQKTIHSEMSKDRDAGTAVVLNPSTGEVLSLLSTPAYNPNQFVLGVSSNTWQQWNEDEQKPLQNRFTQKTAPGSTIKPVTAAVALQQGWDSSEKRDIKGNQWQLDSSWGDYHVRRVTDPNHAVHLEDALVYSDNIYFAQMALELGQDKLIDGFEQFGFNEDIPFSYYMAPSSIANEDISSTVQLADTAYGQAELLVTPLHLALMYTPFVNEGSIPKPLLFVEEQPEVWKENVINGEHASEILSALTKAIESPSGTAHHAHMEDISLAGKTGTTEHKTSQSEKGHETGWFVAMETEKKNVLIVMSIEHVEDRGGSKYVVPKVKNILGKLQ